The following are encoded together in the Cicer arietinum cultivar CDC Frontier isolate Library 1 chromosome 2, Cicar.CDCFrontier_v2.0, whole genome shotgun sequence genome:
- the LOC101513747 gene encoding transcription factor MYB106-like isoform X1, with the protein MSTRRPCCEKVGLKKGPWTSKEDKKLIPYVTTQHGHQNWPSLPARAGLQRCGKSCGLRWINYLKPYMKRGNFSLEEDHTIIQLHDLLGNKWSTIATLLPKRTDNDIKNHCNTNNKKDKNVNVIKHMAQWVSVRLEAESRLSNLSISSLSNKNNNNAMYNSCSIMLAIDHDDPLSPISKLNFHSIELHVPTNNELCSLSYESDHSDSNMMETTNGEEIMDGYVLQDDDDIMEAFRDHSFNGHTIMEFNGNGKGNLDTSISFLK; encoded by the exons ATGAGTACTAGGAGGCCATGTTGTGAGAAGGTAGGGTTGAAGAAAGGACCATGGACATCAAAAGAAGACAAAAAGCTTATACCATATGTTACTACTCAACATGGCCATCAAAACTGGCCTTCTTTGCCCGCCAGAGCAG gTCTTCAAAGATGTGGGAAGAGTTGTGGACTGAGGTGGATTAACTATCTAAAACCTTATATGAAACGAGGAAACTTCAGCTTGGAGGAAGATCACACTATTATTCAATTGCATGATCTTCTTGGGAACAA ATGGTCAACAATAGCAACTCTCCTACCAAAGAGAACAGACAATGATATAAAGAATCATTGTAATACTAACAACAAAAAGGACAAAAATGTCAATGTTATCAAACACATGGCTCAATGGGTGAGTGTTAGATTGGAAGCTGAATCAAgattatcaaatttatcaatatCATCACTATCaaacaagaacaacaacaatGCAATGTATAACTCTTGTTCTATCATGCTTGCAATTGATCATGATGATCCTCTTTCTCCAATATCCAAATTGAACTTTCATAGTATTGAGCTTCATGTTCCTACCAATAATGAGTTGTGTTCACTATCATATGAGAGTGATCATAGTGATAGTAATATGATGGAAACTACTAATGGTGAAGAGATCATGGATGGCTATGTTTTgcaagatgatgatgatataaTGGAAGCATTTAGAGATCATTCCTTCAATGGTCACACTATCATGGAATTCAATGGAAATGGAAAGGGTAATTTGGATACTAgcatttcatttttgaaataa
- the LOC101513747 gene encoding uncharacterized protein isoform X2: MDIKRRQKAYTICYYSTWPSKLAFFARQSSLEEDHTIIQLHDLLGNKWSTIATLLPKRTDNDIKNHCNTNNKKDKNVNVIKHMAQWVSVRLEAESRLSNLSISSLSNKNNNNAMYNSCSIMLAIDHDDPLSPISKLNFHSIELHVPTNNELCSLSYESDHSDSNMMETTNGEEIMDGYVLQDDDDIMEAFRDHSFNGHTIMEFNGNGKGNLDTSISFLK; the protein is encoded by the exons ATGGACATCAAAAGAAGACAAAAAGCTTATACCATATGTTACTACTCAACATGGCCATCAAAACTGGCCTTCTTTGCCCGCCAGAGCAG CTTGGAGGAAGATCACACTATTATTCAATTGCATGATCTTCTTGGGAACAA ATGGTCAACAATAGCAACTCTCCTACCAAAGAGAACAGACAATGATATAAAGAATCATTGTAATACTAACAACAAAAAGGACAAAAATGTCAATGTTATCAAACACATGGCTCAATGGGTGAGTGTTAGATTGGAAGCTGAATCAAgattatcaaatttatcaatatCATCACTATCaaacaagaacaacaacaatGCAATGTATAACTCTTGTTCTATCATGCTTGCAATTGATCATGATGATCCTCTTTCTCCAATATCCAAATTGAACTTTCATAGTATTGAGCTTCATGTTCCTACCAATAATGAGTTGTGTTCACTATCATATGAGAGTGATCATAGTGATAGTAATATGATGGAAACTACTAATGGTGAAGAGATCATGGATGGCTATGTTTTgcaagatgatgatgatataaTGGAAGCATTTAGAGATCATTCCTTCAATGGTCACACTATCATGGAATTCAATGGAAATGGAAAGGGTAATTTGGATACTAgcatttcatttttgaaataa
- the LOC101507654 gene encoding uncharacterized protein, whose protein sequence is MALPSFKPHNNPLSKHSNFQHLTNPTTLIQSWSSSSSKPNNTLTLISSKFQSLLLHCSTKPDTSSNSNTHHSKQNHDEPNSLSNNSHKESQPQDQNQTFSSSSPSSSTTNTSTSLFSRRGLVFDLGFSNSWDSEDIGSPVVKRFQSDEEERWYIWYHGKPKGKPSSDLIGLAISSNGVHWERGGGPAKSSTDVGFVMNCGNNWWGFDTHGIRPSELVIMSSYRVRGSNPVYWLYYTGYSSESVEFCDQSFKFSFDNPIGLNDEFFCKSKILKSLPGLAISQDGRHWARIEGEHHSGALIDVGDDKDWDSLFISSPQVVYHGNGDLRMYYHSFDLEKGEFGIGIARSRDGIRWLKLGKIMGGGKVGCFDEFGAMNACVTRNKIDGNYMMAYEGVGGDGRRCIGVAVSPDGLKEWVRLQDEAVLKPSDEGCWDDKEVGSPCFVCMDDEENEWRLYYRGVGNGGRVGIGMAVSEGNDVRSFRRWTGFHV, encoded by the coding sequence ATGGCACTTCCCTCATTCAAACCACACAACAACCCCTTATCAAAACATTCCAATTTCCAACATTTAACTAACCCAACAACCTTAATTCAATCATGGTCATCATCTTCCTCTAAACCCAACAACACTCTCACTCTAATTTCCTCAAAGTTTCAATCTTTATTATTACATTGTTCCACTAAACCAGACACCAGCTCCAACAGCAACACTCATCACAGCAAACAAAACCATGATGAACCCAATTCACTTTCCAACAATTCCCACAAGGAATCACAACCACAAGatcaaaatcaaacattttcatcttcatcgCCTTCTTCTTCAACTACAAATACCAGTACTTCTTTGTTTTCAAGAAGAGGGTTGGTGTTTGATTTGGGTTTTTCAAACTCATGGGACAGTGAAGACATTGGATCACCAGTAGTGAAAAGGTTTCAAAGTGATGAAGAAGAGAGATGGTACATCTGGTACCATGGAAAACCAAAAGGAAAACCTTCTTCTGATTTAATAGGGTTAGCAATTTCAAGCAATGGTGTTCATTGGGAACGCGGTGGAGGCCCTGCAAAATCAAGTACTGATGTTGGTTTTGTGATGAATTGTGGTAATAATTGGTGGGGTTTTGATACTCATGGAATTAGGCCTTCTGAATTGGTAATCATGTCTAGTTATAGAGTTAGAGGTTCAAATCCTGTTTATTGGCTTTATTACACTGGTTATAGTTCTGAATCTGTAGAGTTTTGTGATCAATCTTTTAAGTTTAGTTTTGATAACCCAATTGGTTtaaatgatgaatttttttgtaaaagtaaGATTTTGAAGTCATTGCCTGGTTTGGCTATTAGTCAAGATGGTAGGCATTGGGCTAGAATTGAAGGAGAGCATCATAGTGGAGCATTGATTGATGTTGGTGATGACAAAGATTGGGATTCTTTGTTTATTTCTTCACCACAAGTTGTTTATCATGGAAATGGTGACTTAAGGATGTATTATCATTCATTTGATTTGGAGAAAGGGGAATTCGGTATTGGGATAGCTAGGTCAAGAGATGGAATAAGGTGGTTGAAGTTGGGGAAAATTATGGGGGGAGGTAAAGTTGGTTGTTTCGATGAGTTCGGAGCGATGAACGCGTGCGTAACGAGGAACAAGATTGATGGAAACTATATGATGGCATATGAAGGTGTAGGTGGTGATGGTAGGAGATGTATTGGTGTGGCTGTTTCTCCTGATGGGTTGAAGGAATGGGTTAGGCTTCAAGATGAGGCTGTTTTGAAACCATCAGATGAAGGTTGTTGGGATGATAAAGAAGTTGGATCACCTTGTTTTGTTTGTATGGATGATGAAGAAAATGAATGGAGATTGTATTATAGAGGTGTTGGTAATGGAGGAAGAGTTGGAATTGGAATGGCTGTTTCTGAAGGGAATGATGTTAGAAGTTTTAGAAGATGGACTGGTTTTCATGTATAA